The Thermococcus peptonophilus genomic sequence ACGTTCAGGTAAACAGTCTCGAAGTCGTCATCGAGGAAGAGCTGCCAGAGAACATCCATAAGCGCCCCGAAGGCTATGTCCTCGTAGTCAGTACCCCTGCCATAAACCAGGGCGTACAGGCACTCTTGAAGTGCCGCCTCGTAATCTTCGTACTCCTCGAAGATCTCCTCAAAGCTTAGGTGGGCCTCGACGAGGAGCTCCCTCTCCTCGAGTATCTTCGGCAGGACACCTGCGATTATGGCTTTACCCCTGTACGTGTCCCCGGCCTCGAAGGTTACGTAACCCCTGTATATTCTGAGCCTGAGGAGCTCCCTTTCGTCTCCCATCTTCTCGTAAAGTTCCTCCGCCTTCTCGATGAGTTCCAGGGCCTTTTCATACTCCTGAATCTCCTCGTGTATCATGGCCATGCTGTAGTATATTCTCGCGGCGTGCTCGATGTTGCCCTTGGCAACCTCCTCCTCAAGAAGCCCCCTGAACAGCTCCAGACTCTTTTCAAGCTCTCCTATGAGGTAGTACAGGTCAGCAAGGTGGAATTTAAGCTCGAATTCATCCTTCTCCTTTGCGAGCTTCTCGAACTCGCTTATCTTATCGATTCCCAGTATCTCGTGGTAGTAGTAGAGCACCAGCTTGTATAGCTCCCAGTCCTTGCACTCCTTGGCGATCTCCTCGGCCTTTTCAAGGACTTCTTTGAGCTGTTCATCGCTCAGGTCGTCCACCCTGTAGTAGAGAACCCTCTTGAGTTCCCCACAGTTTTTTTCCTGGATGGCTTTCATCAGCTCTTCCATGTTTTTCACCATATCTGGTTAGCCCTCAGAATATTTAACGCTTTGGCTTAGGTTTTTAACCCTTGGCCGAAACTATAGACCATGCTTGAGGTCTTCTTCCTCGGTACAGGCGGCATAATGCCAACTCGCGAAAGGAACGTCCCCGCTATAGCCCTACG encodes the following:
- a CDS encoding tetratricopeptide repeat protein, with protein sequence MEELMKAIQEKNCGELKRVLYYRVDDLSDEQLKEVLEKAEEIAKECKDWELYKLVLYYYHEILGIDKISEFEKLAKEKDEFELKFHLADLYYLIGELEKSLELFRGLLEEEVAKGNIEHAARIYYSMAMIHEEIQEYEKALELIEKAEELYEKMGDERELLRLRIYRGYVTFEAGDTYRGKAIIAGVLPKILEERELLVEAHLSFEEIFEEYEDYEAALQECLYALVYGRGTDYEDIAFGALMDVLWQLFLDDDFETVYLNVDIFIEAFPEWRDFFEAVKALALFKDGKIEEEEVKKAIEKVKDPRLLEMLELLGEAEL